Proteins encoded within one genomic window of Saccharopolyspora pogona:
- a CDS encoding 2-keto-4-pentenoate hydratase, which translates to MTEEAAKWTIESAAELLLRAERERKDRPRITSEWPQLDLATAYLVQDRLVGRKVADGEKVIGVKLGLTSRAKQERMGVAEPLTAWLTDKMVLQPGTPVPTDELIHPRVEPEIVFVLGERLAGPGVTAASAMSAVRSVYSGLEVIDSRYTDFQFTLADVVADNASSARFVIGGVEQDPRELDLAAEACRLRVDGRTVDTATGAAVQGHPAEALALAVNSLGERGIELEAGWIVLTGGMTDAVTIGPGQQVTAEFSHLGSVTVTGG; encoded by the coding sequence ATGACCGAGGAAGCAGCAAAGTGGACCATCGAGTCGGCCGCGGAGCTTCTTCTGCGGGCGGAGCGGGAGAGAAAGGACCGCCCCCGCATCACAAGTGAATGGCCGCAGCTCGATCTGGCGACCGCATACCTCGTGCAAGATCGGCTCGTCGGTCGCAAGGTGGCCGACGGCGAGAAGGTGATCGGAGTAAAGCTTGGTCTCACTTCTCGGGCGAAGCAGGAACGAATGGGGGTGGCCGAGCCACTCACGGCGTGGCTCACCGACAAGATGGTTCTCCAGCCCGGGACACCCGTGCCCACTGACGAGCTGATCCATCCGCGTGTCGAACCAGAAATCGTGTTCGTACTCGGCGAGCGGCTCGCCGGGCCTGGTGTCACGGCCGCATCCGCGATGTCGGCAGTGCGGAGTGTCTACAGCGGCCTCGAAGTGATCGACAGCCGGTACACCGACTTCCAATTCACTCTTGCCGATGTCGTGGCGGACAACGCGTCTTCGGCGCGGTTTGTCATCGGCGGTGTCGAGCAAGATCCACGAGAATTGGATCTCGCTGCCGAGGCCTGCAGGCTGCGCGTGGATGGGAGAACCGTCGACACGGCCACGGGCGCCGCTGTTCAGGGCCATCCGGCAGAGGCGCTTGCGTTAGCGGTCAACAGCCTGGGCGAACGAGGAATCGAGCTCGAGGCTGGCTGGATCGTTCTGACAGGCGGCATGACCGACGCCGTGACCATCGGACCGGGCCAGCAGGTCACTGCCGAGTTCTCCCACCTCGGCTCCGTCACGGTGACAGGTGGCTGA
- a CDS encoding MFS transporter — MKKQELKIVSASAVGTAFEWYDFFLYGSLIPVVGSQFFGGYGTAAQTVFALLTFAVGFIVRPIGAVIFARLTDLVGRKKVFLLTLVLMGVSTVAVGVLPTSQQIGIFAPILLVTCRILQGLAVSGEFGAAVTYVSEYAPANQRSFFVGWLTGTTALAFSLSLAVQLAVQAAIGEAAFESWGWRVPFLISVLPLGLSVWIRSKLNESPIFLKMKEEGTHAKAPLREVFSTWPRIRMVAIVFVMASAQSFIGYLSTIYMFTAMKTYLKVDSFTVNVIFMLNMLIGFFLCVLFCWLSDRIGRRIVLFAGLALTALLVFPINSGVTAVANPELNQAQDRVQVAITANPLDCSFQFNPAGTAKSTTDCDRARDILNRNSVRFHIVDGPGPTTVTVNETAIAGGPRLEAELVNALKASGYPIEGSSGTVAIDSVGDLFSMPVVQVALLLLLLVALAQMSQGPAATAMAELFPTRIRATALSIPYQLGVGIFGGLLPATMVAIGAEVGSTTAALWYPVGAVTLGLLILVFTLPETRGIELADVRLPRSRRADRAPQDATGHDQRGVTNADH; from the coding sequence ATGAAGAAACAGGAACTGAAGATCGTCAGCGCATCAGCCGTGGGGACAGCATTCGAATGGTATGATTTCTTCCTCTACGGTTCATTGATTCCCGTTGTGGGTAGTCAATTCTTTGGTGGTTATGGCACTGCGGCGCAGACGGTGTTCGCCTTGCTGACCTTCGCGGTCGGGTTCATCGTCCGACCTATTGGTGCCGTCATTTTCGCGCGGCTCACCGATCTCGTCGGTCGCAAAAAAGTCTTCCTGCTGACCCTGGTGCTGATGGGCGTCTCAACCGTGGCGGTCGGGGTGCTACCAACTTCGCAGCAAATCGGCATTTTCGCCCCCATCTTGCTGGTGACCTGCCGCATCCTGCAAGGACTTGCCGTCAGCGGGGAATTCGGTGCTGCCGTCACCTACGTATCGGAGTATGCGCCCGCCAATCAACGCTCCTTCTTCGTCGGATGGCTGACGGGGACCACGGCCCTCGCCTTCAGCCTCTCCCTGGCGGTGCAGCTCGCGGTGCAGGCTGCTATCGGCGAAGCCGCATTCGAGTCGTGGGGATGGCGCGTTCCCTTCCTCATCTCCGTCCTTCCTCTCGGGCTGTCGGTGTGGATCCGATCCAAGCTCAACGAAAGCCCCATATTCCTCAAGATGAAGGAAGAAGGCACGCACGCGAAGGCTCCGCTGCGCGAGGTGTTCAGCACTTGGCCGCGGATCCGCATGGTGGCGATCGTCTTCGTGATGGCGTCGGCCCAGTCCTTCATCGGCTATCTGTCGACCATCTACATGTTCACCGCCATGAAGACCTATCTGAAGGTCGATTCGTTCACGGTCAACGTGATCTTCATGCTCAACATGCTGATCGGTTTCTTCCTGTGCGTACTGTTCTGCTGGCTGTCTGACCGAATTGGCCGGCGCATCGTGCTGTTCGCCGGTTTGGCGCTCACCGCGCTGCTGGTCTTCCCGATCAACTCCGGTGTGACAGCCGTGGCCAACCCCGAGCTGAACCAAGCACAAGACCGCGTCCAGGTCGCCATCACAGCGAATCCGTTGGATTGCTCATTCCAGTTCAACCCGGCTGGGACGGCCAAGTCCACCACAGACTGCGACCGTGCCCGCGACATACTGAATCGCAACTCGGTCCGCTTCCACATCGTTGATGGCCCGGGGCCCACCACGGTCACGGTGAATGAGACGGCGATCGCCGGCGGTCCACGACTGGAGGCTGAACTCGTCAACGCGCTGAAGGCATCTGGTTACCCGATCGAAGGGTCGTCAGGCACGGTGGCGATCGACAGCGTCGGCGACCTGTTCAGCATGCCGGTTGTTCAGGTCGCATTGCTTCTGCTCCTGCTCGTCGCCCTCGCCCAGATGTCGCAGGGGCCTGCGGCCACGGCCATGGCAGAGCTGTTCCCAACCCGCATCCGAGCGACCGCGCTATCAATTCCCTACCAGTTAGGCGTGGGTATTTTCGGCGGGCTTCTGCCGGCCACCATGGTCGCGATTGGCGCCGAGGTGGGCAGCACCACCGCGGCTCTGTGGTATCCGGTTGGCGCGGTGACTCTCGGCTTGCTCATCCTCGTGTTCACCTTGCCCGAGACCCGTGGCATCGAGCTCGCAGATGTTCGTCTGCCCCGAAGTCGCAGGGCTGATCGCGCTCCGCAGGACGCTACTGGCCACGACCAACGGGGAGTTACCAATGCCGATCATTGA
- a CDS encoding SDR family NAD(P)-dependent oxidoreductase translates to MLDVDLSCQGSFSDNGKACWSRMGSWLILGGSFIQEQGDSVNQEFGHLTLPNQLTGKTAIVTGAASGIGRQTAALFVSRGAEVLAVDRDEEGLRELRLAVQASGGDLETLAQDLTAPGAAERVFDVCAGIFGAPNVLANIAGKGGDASAAETTDEDFDYFLRTNLHTTFAMSRQAAITFGESGGAIVNTSSTFALVGVKGSAPYSAAKGAVDSLTRQMAADYGRRNIRVNAVAPGLIETPATRSKIASGVFDDLVTRSRPLPRVGRPSDIANVVAFLVSDDAAFVTGVTIPVCGGWSTTRFRD, encoded by the coding sequence GTGCTCGACGTGGACTTGAGTTGCCAGGGCAGCTTTTCGGACAATGGAAAGGCGTGCTGGTCCCGGATGGGGAGCTGGCTGATCCTCGGTGGATCGTTCATCCAGGAACAAGGAGATTCGGTGAATCAAGAATTCGGCCATCTAACGCTGCCCAACCAGTTGACCGGCAAGACCGCGATCGTCACGGGGGCGGCGTCGGGTATCGGGCGGCAGACTGCCGCTCTTTTCGTCTCTCGTGGCGCGGAGGTACTCGCTGTCGACCGCGATGAGGAAGGTCTGCGTGAGCTGCGGCTCGCCGTTCAAGCCAGCGGCGGTGACCTGGAGACGCTAGCGCAGGATCTCACCGCCCCCGGCGCCGCCGAACGGGTGTTCGACGTCTGTGCTGGCATCTTCGGCGCCCCGAACGTGCTGGCCAACATCGCTGGCAAAGGGGGCGATGCCTCCGCTGCTGAGACCACGGACGAGGATTTCGACTACTTCCTGCGAACAAATCTGCACACGACCTTCGCGATGAGCCGGCAAGCCGCCATCACGTTCGGCGAATCGGGTGGGGCCATTGTGAATACTTCGTCGACGTTCGCGCTTGTCGGTGTGAAGGGTTCCGCGCCGTACTCAGCAGCCAAGGGAGCGGTGGACAGCCTCACACGCCAAATGGCGGCAGACTACGGTCGGCGCAACATCCGCGTGAATGCCGTAGCGCCAGGACTGATCGAGACCCCCGCCACCCGGTCGAAGATAGCCTCGGGGGTGTTCGACGATCTCGTCACCCGATCCCGTCCCCTACCGCGGGTGGGCAGGCCGAGCGACATCGCCAATGTGGTCGCGTTCCTCGTGTCGGACGATGCTGCCTTTGTCACCGGGGTGACGATCCCGGTGTGCGGGGGCTGGAGCACCACCCGGTTCCGGGACTGA
- a CDS encoding enoyl-CoA hydratase/isomerase family protein produces MNETTTYNTGVASLQLTHTSDGVAQLALNRPHRRNALDRELLDTLPTVLRQLDEDPDVRAIVVTGSSGAFCAGGDLDIIGQIIDETPETARQRMAREFASASLLLRTLKPTVAAVDGAAVGAGMALALACDVRLGSPRAVFAAPFIKMGLVPDFGVSWLLTRAVGAARATEIAVSGRKVGADEAVRIGLLDVVVPDPLTEAVTKAKHLAAASPEAAGATKRLMQASERQSYEELLELEIEEQIRAVRSGKFARLWADWSEKVRGH; encoded by the coding sequence ATGAATGAAACGACGACGTACAACACCGGTGTGGCTTCCTTGCAGTTGACCCACACTTCAGACGGCGTCGCGCAGCTCGCGCTCAACCGACCGCATCGGCGCAATGCCCTGGATCGTGAGCTGCTCGACACCCTGCCCACGGTGCTGCGCCAGCTCGACGAAGATCCCGATGTCCGTGCAATCGTGGTGACCGGGAGTAGCGGCGCATTCTGCGCTGGGGGTGACCTCGACATCATCGGTCAGATCATCGATGAGACCCCGGAGACCGCGCGCCAACGGATGGCCCGGGAATTCGCTTCAGCCAGTCTGCTGCTGCGGACGCTCAAACCGACGGTTGCAGCGGTGGACGGTGCTGCCGTCGGCGCCGGTATGGCGCTAGCCCTGGCGTGCGACGTGCGGCTCGGGTCGCCTCGAGCCGTGTTCGCTGCCCCGTTCATCAAGATGGGCCTGGTGCCGGATTTCGGGGTTTCCTGGTTGCTCACGCGGGCGGTCGGTGCGGCGCGTGCCACGGAGATCGCAGTCAGCGGACGCAAGGTCGGCGCCGATGAAGCAGTACGCATCGGCTTGCTCGATGTCGTCGTCCCGGACCCGCTCACCGAGGCGGTCACCAAGGCGAAGCACCTCGCCGCTGCTTCGCCAGAGGCCGCTGGGGCTACGAAGCGCCTCATGCAGGCCAGCGAACGCCAAAGTTATGAAGAGTTGCTAGAGCTGGAGATCGAGGAACAGATACGTGCGGTTCGTTCCGGGAAATTCGCACGGCTATGGGCTGACTGGTCAGAAAAGGTACGCGGCCATTGA
- a CDS encoding amidohydrolase: MTRPADLVLVGGTVNTLDIDGSIAEAVAVTGGLVSAVGRDDQIRPLIGPATTVIDLQGRCVIPGLIDSHCHFESAAMDEFEVSFAGVETLREVLDRIGQFAATCEPGEWIRGQMWNPVLQLRERRAPSRLELDRAAGGRPVFLPEGHAVSVSTAALELAGLDPSDHDGRLVEGAVHDVAKVVPEWTAEDRAKQLAAAMRVLSTQGITSVVGGAMAPRDVDVIRALASCGESTVRIAAMVTPTGELNPSADLKTWRGLLAEHPHAREVGGWVLERGVKLQIDGGMTLGTAATSAPYASRDSYHGELFVDKHRFAGLVDAAHQSGWPTGVHAVGDAAIDLALDVYAATQATRHDGMLPDVLIHASLMRRDQLARARDLGLQIAAQTPFLWRNRAAIAKHLGDERADNAVPTRDFIDVLGLDNVAAGTDYPINDLDPFQNFYAMVTRKNRDGETSGVAQAVNREQALRLYTTSGAAHTGESAIKGSLAVGMLADLAVLDTNPLTASDDELRATRTLMTVVDGRIVHNAGDLA, translated from the coding sequence ATGACCAGACCTGCCGATCTGGTGCTTGTCGGGGGCACAGTCAACACGTTGGACATCGACGGCAGCATCGCCGAGGCTGTTGCGGTAACAGGCGGTCTGGTCAGCGCCGTAGGACGGGATGATCAGATTCGTCCACTGATCGGGCCGGCCACCACGGTCATCGACCTGCAGGGACGATGCGTCATCCCGGGGCTCATCGATTCGCACTGTCACTTCGAAAGTGCCGCGATGGACGAGTTCGAGGTGTCGTTCGCCGGTGTCGAGACATTGCGAGAAGTGCTTGACCGCATTGGTCAGTTCGCGGCCACTTGCGAACCGGGCGAATGGATTCGTGGACAGATGTGGAACCCGGTTCTGCAGCTCCGGGAACGGCGTGCCCCCAGCCGGTTGGAACTTGATCGTGCTGCAGGCGGCAGACCGGTCTTCCTCCCGGAGGGGCACGCCGTCTCAGTGAGCACAGCCGCGCTGGAGCTGGCCGGGCTCGATCCGTCCGACCACGACGGCAGGCTTGTGGAAGGCGCAGTCCATGATGTGGCCAAGGTGGTTCCAGAGTGGACTGCGGAGGATCGGGCCAAACAACTGGCAGCGGCGATGCGCGTGCTCAGCACGCAAGGAATCACCTCGGTGGTCGGTGGGGCGATGGCACCGCGAGATGTGGACGTGATCCGTGCATTGGCATCGTGCGGGGAATCGACCGTCCGGATCGCGGCGATGGTTACTCCGACCGGCGAGCTGAATCCGTCGGCTGACCTGAAGACCTGGCGGGGGCTGCTGGCAGAACACCCCCATGCCCGCGAAGTCGGCGGTTGGGTGCTGGAACGAGGTGTCAAGCTACAGATCGATGGTGGCATGACCCTCGGCACTGCCGCGACCAGCGCGCCGTACGCCTCCCGCGACTCGTACCACGGTGAGCTTTTCGTCGACAAGCACCGGTTTGCGGGTCTCGTCGATGCCGCGCACCAATCGGGGTGGCCCACCGGCGTTCACGCCGTCGGCGATGCGGCGATCGACCTTGCCCTCGACGTGTACGCGGCGACCCAGGCGACCAGGCACGATGGCATGTTGCCGGACGTGCTCATCCATGCGAGCCTGATGCGCCGGGATCAGTTGGCGCGGGCTCGGGACCTCGGTCTGCAGATCGCTGCGCAGACACCGTTTCTGTGGCGAAATCGCGCGGCCATCGCCAAACACCTCGGGGACGAGCGGGCGGACAACGCGGTGCCGACACGGGACTTCATCGACGTGCTCGGTCTGGACAACGTCGCCGCGGGCACCGACTATCCGATCAATGATCTCGACCCTTTCCAGAACTTCTACGCAATGGTCACCCGCAAGAACCGTGACGGCGAGACATCGGGTGTTGCCCAGGCAGTTAACCGCGAGCAAGCATTGCGCCTTTACACCACATCCGGTGCCGCACACACCGGCGAGTCAGCGATCAAGGGCAGTCTCGCCGTCGGCATGCTGGCCGACTTGGCCGTTCTCGACACCAATCCACTCACCGCATCCGACGATGAGCTGCGCGCTACGCGAACGCTGATGACCGTCGTCGATGGCCGAATCGTCCACAACGCAGGCGATCTCGCCTGA
- a CDS encoding RidA family protein, whose amino-acid sequence MASSTSGITPITTSSAPTVGFSATTAAPLSQAIVHGGTIYCSGTGPLDPETRTIVSDDFREQVQQTLSNLVAVVEAAGGSRESILKCTCYLRDVDSFSDFNAVYRSFFESNPHFPARTTVIARPHRTGVQVEVECIAAVVKG is encoded by the coding sequence ATGGCCAGCAGCACCAGTGGTATCACTCCCATCACCACCAGCAGCGCCCCTACGGTGGGCTTCTCAGCGACTACAGCGGCACCGCTGTCCCAGGCGATCGTGCACGGCGGCACCATCTACTGCTCCGGTACCGGGCCATTGGACCCGGAGACCCGGACGATCGTGTCGGACGACTTCCGCGAACAGGTCCAGCAGACGCTGTCCAACCTGGTGGCGGTGGTCGAGGCCGCAGGGGGAAGCCGCGAGAGCATTCTCAAGTGCACCTGCTATCTGCGCGATGTAGACAGTTTTTCCGACTTCAACGCGGTCTACCGGTCATTCTTCGAATCCAACCCGCACTTCCCGGCGCGCACGACGGTGATCGCGCGGCCACATCGGACTGGTGTGCAGGTGGAGGTCGAATGCATCGCCGCCGTTGTGAAGGGTTGA
- a CDS encoding aldehyde dehydrogenase has product MESFGHVIDGEEVTSLDGATFESVDPWERTPWAAVALGSDRDAQRAIKAARQAFDEGPWPRMSFAERGRILHRLADLILENADALALADTTDMGKPIGETSGHDVPRSAQNFRFFADHSQVTPAETFPMPGGHHAYTEYDPAGVVAAIAPWNFPLMMETWKVAPALAWGNTVVLKPAEQSPASATMLAKLALEAGLPPGVFNVVHGYGPNSAGQALTESSEIDRITFTGESTTGRTIAHAAARNLVPVSLELGGKGANIVFDDADLAQAVDWSIKAIFTNSGQVCLAGSRIYVQRGVYDEFLSRFTSAAQALQVGNPKNPDTRIGPMSSMEHFHKVSGYLDIARSQGARLHTGGLGVGWTVLPTIVVGAGQSDRITQEEVFGPLVVVLPFEAESEVVAAANDTPYGLNAMLFTRDLSRAHRVARALRVGTVWVNCFFVRDLRAPFGGAKNSGIGREGGTYSREFFTEPKAVVMEIDEA; this is encoded by the coding sequence GTGGAATCCTTCGGCCACGTCATCGACGGTGAGGAAGTCACGTCGCTGGACGGCGCGACATTCGAGTCCGTAGACCCGTGGGAACGGACGCCGTGGGCCGCCGTGGCCCTCGGGTCCGACCGTGACGCCCAACGCGCCATCAAAGCGGCACGTCAGGCGTTCGACGAGGGGCCGTGGCCGAGGATGAGCTTCGCCGAGCGAGGCCGGATTCTGCATCGGCTCGCTGACTTGATCCTGGAGAACGCCGACGCACTCGCCCTCGCGGACACCACGGACATGGGCAAGCCCATCGGGGAGACATCGGGCCACGACGTGCCGCGCTCGGCCCAGAACTTCCGGTTCTTCGCCGACCACTCGCAGGTGACACCGGCCGAGACGTTTCCAATGCCTGGCGGACATCACGCCTACACCGAATACGATCCAGCGGGCGTGGTCGCCGCGATCGCGCCGTGGAACTTTCCGCTCATGATGGAGACGTGGAAGGTCGCCCCCGCGCTGGCCTGGGGCAACACGGTCGTGCTGAAACCGGCCGAGCAGAGCCCAGCGTCGGCCACCATGCTCGCCAAACTGGCCCTGGAAGCGGGGCTGCCACCAGGCGTGTTCAACGTCGTACACGGCTACGGGCCGAACTCGGCCGGTCAAGCCCTCACCGAGTCATCCGAGATCGACCGGATCACCTTCACCGGTGAGTCGACGACCGGCCGGACAATCGCTCATGCCGCCGCCCGCAATCTCGTACCGGTGAGCCTGGAACTGGGAGGAAAAGGCGCCAACATCGTCTTCGACGACGCCGATCTCGCCCAGGCTGTCGACTGGTCGATCAAGGCGATTTTCACCAACAGCGGCCAGGTTTGCCTCGCGGGCAGCCGAATCTACGTGCAGCGCGGCGTATACGACGAGTTCTTGTCTCGGTTCACCAGTGCTGCGCAAGCATTGCAGGTCGGCAACCCCAAGAACCCTGACACGCGGATCGGCCCCATGTCGTCGATGGAGCATTTCCACAAGGTCAGCGGCTACCTCGACATCGCACGCTCGCAAGGTGCACGCCTGCACACCGGCGGCCTCGGAGTTGGCTGGACCGTCCTTCCCACGATCGTCGTTGGCGCCGGCCAAAGCGACCGGATCACGCAGGAGGAGGTGTTCGGCCCCCTCGTCGTCGTGCTTCCTTTTGAGGCGGAATCGGAAGTCGTGGCCGCGGCGAACGACACGCCGTATGGTCTCAACGCGATGCTGTTCACCCGAGATCTGTCCCGGGCGCACCGCGTCGCACGGGCCTTGCGCGTGGGCACGGTCTGGGTTAACTGCTTCTTCGTGCGCGACTTGCGCGCGCCTTTTGGCGGGGCGAAGAATTCCGGGATCGGCCGGGAAGGAGGCACGTACAGCCGAGAATTCTTTACCGAACCCAAGGCCGTCGTGATGGAAATCGACGAAGCCTGA
- a CDS encoding tautomerase family protein translates to MPIIDVSLLTGRSDAELRGMIAAVHDAIVGSLGVQSETVRILVREVPPDRWAAGGETIEERRSRSGR, encoded by the coding sequence ATGCCGATCATTGACGTTTCGCTGCTGACCGGACGATCCGACGCAGAACTGCGGGGCATGATCGCGGCCGTGCATGATGCGATCGTCGGCAGCCTTGGTGTCCAGTCCGAGACGGTCCGGATCCTCGTTCGGGAGGTACCGCCCGACCGGTGGGCTGCCGGCGGTGAAACCATCGAAGAACGTCGTTCGCGTTCAGGACGATAG